From Onychostoma macrolepis isolate SWU-2019 chromosome 05, ASM1243209v1, whole genome shotgun sequence:
AATATCAAAAGACTCtctgcatttctgtttcttACTTGATCAAACAGCCaagagtaaagacatttttatacaaaactGCTAAACATGGAACACAATGAGTTCATGTGACAATGTTTAAAactgttatctttgattaatgcATGAGGTTTGTGAATTCATTCAAATgtaccataaaaatgttaaataaatcaaacaaaataaaacactaattcacaattgttttgtattacaagtttttatttttgcatataaatatgcaaatgatgtATTATCTAATTAATTGTGCGCTCATTTGCATACATTCACATTGGATAAAGGCAGATTCTTAAAttcttgtttgattttgttgtcatattttggatttctctttttatcactccataaataaatttaaaaatactgtcaacagccagaaacaaacaaacaaacaaacaaaaaacactttcaccatgtttttaggagtaaaatgttgtatatatgAATATGTCAATAAAATGAATAGATAAAGTTTGCTGTTATGTAAGAGAAAAACTCTTTAAACATATGAATGGAATTGAAtctacagatgcaaatagataaagtgcaataaaataaacacttaaatgttttagaagttttctttccactagtctgaaagaaGAGATGTGTTATGGaaccaaaaaaaacactggTTTTGCCAGTTGTGTCTTGCTTTAAtgcaattgaaaataaaatagcttGCGTAAGACTAGATTTATGGACAATTGACAACTTCTGGACCCTTTTCATGTGTTACTAACAGTTTAATGTGAGGCACCTGTCAAGACGTGCAGTGAGGTCACCAGCTTTGAGTGAGTGACCGTTGCTCCGAGGAAGTCCAGCAGGAAAGAGGAGCTGGACAACAGGACAGCGCTGTAGCAGAGAACGGCCAGAGAGTACAGCAGCCACATCCCCCATCCGTGCAGCCCACCGAGCGGCCCTGCAGCAGACAACACCTTCACTACAGCTCATCACACGCTGCTGCATGCAGAGGACTGCATCTACTGCCGTCATACTTTACAATACAGAAGCCAAGTCAAAGAGGTTTTAGCCAATGTTTTATGTATAGTTTGtcagatttattttatgtttgttgttgttttatgctGTTGTTTTGGCTAGGCCACTCTTGAAAAGACTAACTTGgtaaaataaaggtttaaaggaatagttcattaaaaaatgaaaatgtaccgTAAATGTTCAAGCCTCCAAAGAttaggatgagtgtgtttcttcatcaggtttgtagaaatgcgtctctgcatcagtgtctcagcaacggatgctctgcagtgaatgggtgccgtcagaatgagagtccaaacagctgataaaaacatcacaataatccacaccactccagtccatcagttaacatctggagaagacaaaagctgaaacaaatccagcattaagatttttttttttgaactaaaatatgagtccatgatgcataataacgcttcctgcagtgaaaaagtgcatctcctgttgtctctcacatcaaaatgcagccacatattagtttagagctgttttgtaaACACTGCtggatctgtgcagatttctctcctgattcacaccagaacactttttcaccggaggaagcgttattatagattatggactcgtattttagttaaaaacgtcttaatactggatttgtttcagcttttgtcttctccagatgttaactgatggactgtggattattgtgatgtttttatttagtttggactctcattctgacggcacccattcactgcagagcatccattgagCAAGTGATACaatgacacatttctccaaatctgataagaaacacactcatcctaatcttggatgAGCTGATGGTGTTCACAGTCATAAACAGCGCTATAAGCTCACACCTGTGTCTGTGAGGTTCTGATACGCGTGCAGCGTGAAGGCCACGCCGTAGATGAGTTTGCTGCTGGaatcagagcagttctggaccTGGATCCAGTTGGGATCTGCGATAGACGTGCACAGCGACACGAGCGTGAAGCACTGGCACACAGCCGCAGGGGTCAACGCCAGGGTCATGCTGATCTGAGGACCACAGGCAATTAAACAATGAGCACATGAGAAGAGAAAAACAGATTAGTGGATCTTCTGTAGAAACGACTCAAAGAAAAAATGCACGTCTCACCTTATTCACAGACTTCAAATGCTGTTGCACACTTTGAGTGTTTATGGTTCCTCATAAACAGAGTACCTTTGGAGAAAGAGCAATGAAACCCCAGCATTATTACTCTCCGGACCTGTGACTGTCACACATTAAAGTGCATTCATGTaaggggctagttgtcacactatATATTTTAGAGAATaattctcatatatatatatatatatatatatatatatatatatatatatatatatatatatatatatatatatatatcacactatgtgacaactagccccggtaTATCCTgtaacttaataataataataataataataataaagcccGTCTGACAGCGAGTCCGGCGTGACGACACTGAAAGAAAACGATGATTCTCACCTTGACAGTTACAGTCGAAGAATCCCtcgtaacattataaaagcTATGATTTGACACACATTAATTCAGACATTAATTCTGCGCACTGAACAAAGCGTCGGTAATCTGCGGCTCTCATCCCGGAACGGAATAAAGCAGCTCAGtctgtttacatttaaaacGCTGCTTGTGTTATTAAAATATCCAGTAAATAAAAGCTCATCGCAGCGGATTAAAACG
This genomic window contains:
- the LOC131540362 gene encoding transmembrane protein 127, with translation MTLALTPAAVCQCFTLVSLCTSIADPNWIQVQNCSDSSSKLIYGVAFTLHAYQNLTDTGPLGGLHGWGMWLLYSLAVLCYSAVLLSSSSFLLDFLGATVTHSKLVTSLHVLTAFVCVAVVGVCAACMSVIEHILHRGKTASRPALCMSAGESFYIEILGLLFSFIACALALKGHPEPIRPCEYLSVDGADSETEPLIGRAEREE